The following DNA comes from Camelina sativa cultivar DH55 chromosome 14, Cs, whole genome shotgun sequence.
ATCATCAAAACGACTGTTGTGGTGACAATCAACACAGTAATATTAATCTTTTACGGGATTACAAAAATCTGTGTTTATGAATTAGAGGCCTTGGAGAGACTTTGGTATCAAAAGAATAATGATCTGATGAAACAGTAAAATTACACTAGATAATACAAGAACTGTATCTGTCAAAAGTTTTTGAGCAGTTTGTCGTTTGAGACTCCATCAGCTACAAGCATTGTGGTTATCTCCTGCAATAATACAAATCCAACAGCAATAAAAGTTACACATCTTCTAAATCATTTAGGTTCTCAGAAACTAAACACAGTGCATACCTCAGCCATTTGTTTCTGTCCGCACAGCACCGCTCCCGTGGCCTTGGGTGCTGAGAGTTGTTTAGCCCTTGCAAAAGCAGCCTACACATCatggtatatatattagtgtGATCCACCTTGAGTTAAGCATTTAGAGTGATGTTTATCAATCTCACCTGCACGTATCCGGTTTCCCCTTTCCACCCATCATCTGGCTGTGATAATACCGGCACAACTTTGACACCCGATGATTCCCACTCTTTAAACTTATCCTACAAATCGAGAGTGTATTCCAAGATGAATTTTCTATAGATCAAAATGAGAGCGAGAGATAGGCTCTACCGTTATCATCAAAAGATTTACAATTCAAGTGCACACATTTGTATATTTACTGACATCATGAATTGCAAAACAACTGAGGGAAAGAACCAAACCTGGTACGCCATCCTTTTCAGGTTCCTAGCACCGTAATAGAGTCTTACGTCAGATCTTCTATCAGCGCTAAATCCTGACTCAATTAGTGAGCGGATGGGACTGCAAagataagaacaagagagattaCATTACAAGTGAAGATGGTTACTTAATCCATATCACCATCATTAGACATTGTTGATTCAACCAGGCTTTGGAATCACAAACAGAAACACCTAAAATGCCATGAGTTGATTCAAAACACACATAACCATATTCTGCTTGACTGATTGAAACATCCTCAGCTGTCATATAAATCGCTCTAACGCTAACAACAGAACAGATTGATCATGAAAGTCGTCAAAACATTGACCTTACATACATGGAACTCCCTATTTCAGTATTAGATCAACACACACAGCAGAAAAAGCAACATAAACAGTCCATGGCACCTCTGATAGGTTGAATTCATACTCTTGCAAATAGCTAGCTTTAGCGCATCAACAACAGGAACTCGAACTTCAAAGCCAGCAGGATAAATAAAAGCAACTGAACTAAGCATCATTGAGGATTCGCCGCAATAATATCTAACTAAACCAAATTCAGATCATCGATATCAGCTAAGAAGGAGCAATgaaatttgaagtaaaaaaagacTCCTTTAGCAAATCCAGCAAACTATGCTAGTAGTGGACAAAGCCCTCACCTAATCCCAGATCCAGTTGCAAAAATCAAAACCGTGGGAAACTTCTCTGGAGGATCAATCTGATCGATACTGAAACCATTACCCATGACAGGGCTAAGCTCAACGGTCTCCCCTTTCTTCAACCCGCAGAGAATCTCGGCGGTAGATCCAGCGATGCTCTTGACCAAGAATTCGAAAGCACCACGAGAAGCCGCCAAGGAAGGAGGAGAAGCGATAGCCAGGAAAGAAGGCTTCTCGACATCAGGAACACGGAGCTGGAGATACTGACCGGGTCTCGTGTATGAAGCTACGAGATCCGGGGAGTTTGAAATATCGATTGAGATGTGGAAAAGCGATTCAGCAGCCGATTCGATTAGAGCGAGCGGAGCCGGGGTCCAGAGAGTGGCGTCCTGGCGAACGGCGGCGGCGGATACGACGGAGGCGACGCGGTTGTTACGGGATAAGCGGAGATGGCGGGTGAGAGGGAGACGGCGCAGGATAAACATGGGGGAGAGGGAGTGGCTAAAGTGCGCATGGGTGACAGAAGGCGCGAAAGGAAGAGTGGACATGGTGGAGAGTTTTTGGGTCTCTTAATATGCGACCGTCAAATTTAGCCGGCGGTAGAAAAGGGCGGCCCGATTGGTTCGGTGGCacgagaagattttttttttttttttgatgtgcACCTAATTTTTTATTCAGCTCCAATGTTTTTGCCACGTGGGCTCTCCAATGAATATATCAGTTTATCTTCTTTCCgaccactactactactatactACATTACTACTAGTGTACTCTGCtataaagacaacaaaaaaattgaagaatcttcattttaatttgttatcttTGGAGAATATTAGTACAAGAAACTTTACCAGCTTCGCATCCATTTCTAATATTGTgtacttttacttttcttatagAACTGATTTTTCccaagaagaacacaaaaatcATGCAGTTATTACGAAATATATTTCGTCCAATCAATCTCGCTATGAGTAGGGAGAGCAGGATTTGAGTTAAATGCTCAAACGAGGTTAAAGTCACTTAcatattgatatattaataaCTAGTGTTATGACCCGTGCCATGCACGGATAAATTTATGTATTAGACTGTATTTTATCAAAAGATTTGTTGTATATTCACAAAAGATTTTCATTAttcattgaagaagaagtttgagatgATTAAAAGTTTATTTAGTTATGATTagatcctactatattaattggaaagtacaaatatgaaactaaccttaaaatgtgtaaaaatttacaCTTAagtgccattagaaaaacttaattaagattaattaaaaataaatataattaattgaaaacgaaaattggggacaaataaaataaaataaattgtagaaaagtaaaaaaatctattagaatcaaaactaattcgtactttgaaaaaaaattatcagccaatatttttaaaatctaatcgaataaaatctaaagttcattatatgaaaatgttttattgacagattttcaataaacaaatttaaaatataaaaattttaatataagcaaaccaaatttttaatcacaaatctttataaataacataataacaaaataaattattaaaaattttcatcaaataaaaagtTCAGCCCGTGGTTTTctgcgggttagtacctagtataTATTAAATGGTCGACCTATAAAATCGAACATtgtattttattgtatttgaaaGTTTATTAAGCTCAAAATAAAAGGATAAAGAAGacttttaacaacaacaaaataacattatactatataaaaaaaaaaaaaaaaaaaaaaaaaaaaaaaaaaaNNNNNNNNNNNNNNNNNNNNNNNNNNNNNNNNNNNNNNNNNNNNNNNNNNNNNNNNNNNNNNNNNNNNNNNNNNNNNNNNNNNNNNNNNNNNNNNNNNNNNNNNNNNNNNNNNNNNNNNNNNNNNNNNNNNNNNNNNNNNNNNNNNNNNNNNNNNNNNNNNNNNNNNNNNNNNNNNNNNNNNNNNNNNNNNNNNNNNNNNNNNNNNNNNNNNNNNNNNNNNNNNNNNNNNNNNNNNNNNNNNNNNNNNNNNNNNNNNNNNNNNNNNNNNNNNNNNNNNNNNNNNNNNNNNNNNNNNNNNNNNNNNNNNNNNNNNNNNNNNNNNNNNNNNNNNNNNNNNNNNNNNNNNNNNNNNNNNNNNNNNNNNNNNNNNNNNNNNNNNNNNNNNNNNNNNNNNNNNNNNNNNNNNNNNNNNNNNNNNNNNNNNNNNNNNNNNNNNNNNNNNNNNNNNNNNNNNNNNNNNNNNNNNNNNNNNNNNNNNNNNNNNNNNNNNNNNNNNNNNNNNNNNNNNNNNNNNNNNNNNNNNNNNNNNNNNNNNNNNNNNNNNNNNNNNNNNNNNNNNNNNNNNNNNNNNNNNNNNNNNNNNNNNNNNNNNNNNNNNNNNNNNNNNNNNNNNNNNNNNNNNNNNNNNNNNNNNNNNNNNNNNNNNNNNNNNNNNNNNNNNNNNNNNNNNNNNNNNNNNNNNNNNNNNNNNNNNNNNNNNNNNNNNNNNagagaaaaaaacataaattaaagcatgAGAACTATTGCAAACACCTCTGGAATTTTTGCCATAcatattgtttctcttttgtggGCAAAGAATTAATCTTGAGAGACATGCAAGTCAAAGAAAGTGatattgaaactgtttaaatttattcataaaaataaaccTTGGAGAATTAGGCATGCCTTTTTTACTCTGGAATAATTAGCCGCAAACTGGATAAAAAGTGATTGAATATCATATACATCAAAGTTCTCAGTAAATGAAactaaagttaaaacaaaaagttcagAACTTTAAGATGTAAACCTGATGGATAGGACCAGCCAGAAGATATCTCAAGTTCTCAGCAAGAAGACCAATCTCCATCGTTATCTCAGAGCAAAATCTCTTCCATAGctattcaaaaaaacaaagacaaatcaACCCAAATAAtctgaagaaaaacaaactcaGGATTTAGAATTAGGAGGACAAAATCAACGAACCTTGGAAGATTCACGACGAATGTTAAGCGTCATCTTAttcttgttgatgttgttgttcttcttgtctTGTGACAATCAGTTcattaaaaaaactcaatttgCCAGAACCTTCTCCTTTCAATGGTGTTCCTGTAACTcgatttttacaaaatttcttGATGTAAGGAACTATAGTTCTACAAATTCAAAACCCCAATAGAGAAACATTTGGATTGGAGAAAAATACAATAAGAAGAGGCAAGCGAtaatgaaaccctaaaatcagaacaaagctttaatttttttacctgATCAAGGCAAGAAGAAACATGAATCAGAAATAGAAGAGATGCGAGCTTTTTGTATGAAATCATCTGTGTTTTATTGTTGAAGAATTGAGAAGTGGACATAATGAGATCGTGGGGGAAGAAGGGAAggttgcagtttttttttttttgaaagcgCAGTTTTcaatcgattttttttgttaaatttaatttaattgtttttataagtgtttttaaagctaaaatagCGGAAGATGAAAATTTGAGACTTTTGTCAGATGTCAGAAGGAGAGAGCTGAGTTAACAGAGAACTTACTTGTGAATTATAAGATAGAGATGTTagtagaaaaatacaaattctgAACCACCCCTACAAGGCTACAAAAGTTGCAAAGTGTATTCAAAGTTTCTTGCGAATCTACGCTGATGATGACAAACAGTAAACGACAGTAGCAGAAAAtgatattgaaattaaaaatgcaaTATGTATACTAAACAATACGCAGACAGCAAAACACGCCACCCGCCTTTACGCTGTAGCTGTTTACCAAGGGAGATGCAGCGAGCACCGCAGAGGATAGTTTGCTACTGCCTCTGCCTGTCGATATAGTTGAGAGAGTGACATGGAGAGATCTACGAGATGGATCATTCATCGAAGAACTCAAGAGGCTTATCTGCTTTGCGGCTCCTATGGCTGCTGTTGTTACCGCTCAGTTCATGTTGCAGATCATCTCAATGATGATGGTGGGTCACCTCGGCAATCTCTCCCTCGCTGGCGCTTCCCTTGCCTCTTCGTTCTGCAACGTCACTGGCTTCAGCCTCATCGTCtgttttctcctcctccttttttTCTAAATTGATAAACTCATCTCTCTGTTACTACAACCATGAAAATTGCTTAGCCTCATCACTTGATTGTTATTTTTGGCCTGTGATACTAGTTAGGATTGGCATGTGCCCTGGATACTCTCAGCGGTCAAGCTTTTGGAGCTAAGCTATACCGGAAACTAGGTGTTCAGACATACACAGCTATGTTCTGTCTCGCATTAGTGtgtcttcctctctctctcatttggTTCAACATGGAAAAGCTTCTTGTATTCCTTGGCCAAGACCCTTCAATCGCACATGAGGCAGGAAATTATGCAGCTTGGCTCATCCCAGGACTATTTGATTACGCCGTTATACAGCCGCTCACTCACTACTTCCAAAACCAGACCTTGATCACACCTCTCCTCATCAcctcttgttttgtgttatgtctCCACATTCCTCTCTGCTGGCTTCTGGTTTATAAGTCAGGCCTTGGTAATCTTGGAGGAGCCTTGGCTCTCAGTTTGTCAAACTGGCTCAACGCCATTTTCCTTGGATCTTACATGTACTACTCCTCCGCCTGTTCGCTCCACTCTCCATGGAGATATTCGACGGCATTGGAGAATTCTTCAAATACGCTCTTCCTTCTGCGGCTATGCTTTGGTAATTCTCACTATTATTTGTGCCTTTCCACTTCTCAATGCTTCCAcacttttgttaaaaactttAATTCTTATGAGTTGTAGCCTAGAGTGGTGGTCATATGAACTCATAATATTACTCTCTGGTCTCTTACCGAACCCAGAACTGGAGACTTCTGTGCTCGCTATCTGGTACTCCCCCTTGCATCTACATTTCAATTACTTGTGACAATCTTGAACTTGACGAAACATGATGTTATTCAAACTATGGCAGTCTCCAAACAACTGCGACAATCTATTCGATACATCTTGCAATCGCAGCTGCAGCAAGGTTAGCACTCTTGTCACTAACTATTACTAGCTTTAAGAGCTGACGATGAATCATATGGTTTCATGTTCATAAGCcgatgttttcttttcttgcacAGCACAAGAATCTCACACGAATTAGGTTCAGGAAACTCTCGAGCAGCACATATCGTGGTCTATGCAGCAATGTTTCTTGCAGTAGTGGAGCCATTGATTGTGAGTACATATCTATTAATCAGCAAGAATGTTTTCGGCCATATTTTCAGCAGTGACAAGGAAACCATCGACTATGTTGCAAAGATGGTTCCATTGGTCTCTGTTTCTCTCATACTGGACAGTTTACAAGGGGTTCTTTCAGGTTCGGGACTTgttcctctttatttttttctcaaacacAAGCTAGTGTCGAATATTATATTCTCTCTTTGCTTCCACAAAAGGCAAGACAAGTCCAAGTCTTGATGAGTACTATCCCTGTCCGTTGTTAAATGGTTTGCACAGGAATTGCAAGGGGATGTGGGTGGCAGCATATAGGGGCGTACATAAACTTTGGAGCTTTCTATCTCTGGGGGATACCCATTGCAATATCCTTAGCTTACTGGGTTCATCTGAAAGCTGTTGGCCTTTGGATTGGCATACAAGCGGGTGCCGTTCTGCAAACTCTTCTGCTGGCTCTTGTCACGGGCTGCACAAACTGGGAAAACCAggtctatttttttttgccttttgtcCTTTCTTCATGAATTGTTTCTATTGTGAAATAAACATATCGATGTTCATTTAGATGCATATTTTGAACTCTAGGCCCGTGAAGCGAGGATGAGAATGAATGTGACGAAATGTTAGGCGCAGCTAGACAGCACTTACCAACTCAGAGCTTCGCATCTAAAGATTACAGACACGCATGTTCCTCTCCGGTTTTACCATTTTTGTAGCAGCACAAATTGATGTATGTTACTGTTGGACTAGTGAAAACCGTAAATAATCGGTCTTCTTTGTAATCATACTATATGAATTTAGACAGTAATAATAAGCAGTCCTCAGCAGTGAGTTTCTTCAAAGCATGCCGCTCCAGCAGAGTTGATATTAGAAAAAGTTATAACAAGCCTAGAAGCTATCATTGCAGTTGTCACATATCCTCCCCTGTTGGCTGTTGCAATGATGCAATCACCCGATCAGCAACAATGTCCACCAAAATCTgaagaaatcacatatcaaaatTTAGGATTTGCAACTAGCGGATACCAATTTGCCTATCTGAAGTGTCTAAAATCAAGAgaaccaaataaacaaatgacATTGTGTGAGTGTGGTCAGAAAAACCTTGAAAGgcataattaaacaaaagaataaataaaaaattcctCTAACACGACCGTCTAGAAGAGCAAAGCGTAGAGaacaagaacataaaaaattacatcCAAAATGTAGGATTCCACAATCGTGCGTAACTGACCAAGAA
Coding sequences within:
- the LOC104740199 gene encoding fruit protein pKIWI502; the encoded protein is MSTLPFAPSVTHAHFSHSLSPMFILRRLPLTRHLRLSRNNRVASVVSAAAVRQDATLWTPAPLALIESAAESLFHISIDISNSPDLVASYTRPGQYLQLRVPDVEKPSFLAIASPPSLAASRGAFEFLVKSIAGSTAEILCGLKKGETVELSPVMGNGFSIDQIDPPEKFPTVLIFATGSGISPIRSLIESGFSADRRSDVRLYYGARNLKRMAYQDKFKEWESSGVKVVPVLSQPDDGWKGETGYVQAAFARAKQLSAPKATGAVLCGQKQMAEEITTMLVADGVSNDKLLKNF